Below is a window of Microvirga mediterraneensis DNA.
CGACAATCATCGTTATGCCGCGACAGCAAATCACCATTCTGATCGCCGCGCTCCTCTGATCCAGATCGTCGCGCAATAATTCGAAGCGGTTCCTGGGTGAGCAGCCACTTTCATGTGCAGGATCGCACCGAAAGGCTCAACATCCCTTCAGAGCGTCAACGCTCGACATAGCTCAAAGGAGCCTGGGTCACCAGAGGGACCTCAGTCTCCCGCCTCCACCGTCCGGTAGTGCCACCCTAGTTCCGTGTCTCGGGCATGCCTTCCGCATGTTGCATGATGTAATACTCGTCCAGTGAATTGCTGACACAGATTGTTGTTGCCCCCGAAAGATCGGACAGGATCATCCCGGTTGACGTGAGGCAATGAACTCACGCGGTGAACGATAGCCGAGCGCCTTGTGGGGGTGAAGGCAATTGTAGTGCTCGAACCATAACGGCAGGCTCTCCATCACCGTCCGAGCATCCGGGATCGGGCTCACTCGGATGTAATCGCGCTTGATTGTGGGCACGAAAGCTTCCGCCATGCCATTGCTCTGCGGGCTCTGTACGGGTGTGGTTCGGGGCTCGAGCCCCATCTCCCGCGCCAGGCTCTTCGTCTCATGCGCGATGTAGCCCGAGCCGTTGTCCGAGAGCCATTCGATGGTCTCTGGCAGCCGGTTCACCGGCCCGAAGCGGTACTCGACTGCGGTGACCATCAGGTCCTGCACGTCCTCACCCTTGATCCCTTCCGTGGTAGCGACATGCCCCAGCACCTCGCGGTCACAGCAGTCGAGCGCAAAGGCGACCCGCACCTTCTCGCCATTGTCGCAACCGATCTCGAACCCGTCCGAGCACCAGCGCAGATTGGAGCGCTCCACGGCCACACGCCCGTCGTGCCGGCGCGCCTCGGCGCCGCCCGCATGCCGCTGCAGCAGGAGACCGTGAGCCTTCATGACCCGGTAGACCCGCTTGTGATTGGGAGGTGCCCGGCCCTGCTCACGGGCCTGACGCACCAGAAGGGCGTGAACCCGCCGGTAGCCGTAGGTCGGCAGGCTGCCGATGATCGCCTTGATCGCCTCCACCAGGTCCTTGTCCGGCCGAGGAGGACGGCCCCGGCGCTTGGCTGGTCGCCCGGCAACCTGCTCGGCGATGTTGGAGCGGGCGACCTCAAGGGTGGAGCAGACGGCGCTCATCGCGAACCGCCCTTGGGCCACGACAGCGAGCGCAACAGCTGCTTTTTTGGCCCGGTGGCGACCTCCAGTGCAGATTCCGATTTTATTCGGCCAGGGATTCCGAGATGAAGCCGGCCGCGATTCCGATCAATCTCCGGCCAGCGTTCCGAGATCAATCCGGCCACCATTCCGATTATTGTCCGGCCAGGGGCTGAGACAGCATCGAGGAGTGTTCCCAGGGTCCGCCGATCAGGCATGAAGGCTCCTTTGTTGCGAACAAGGAGCGGCCATGCCGGCAAAGAGAAGGCTGACCATGAGAGCCATACGTCACATCCTGCGCCTGCACGCCAGCGGCGCGAGCGACCGGTCGATCGGACGATCCGTCGGAGCCGCCCGCTCTACCGTGCAAGACACCCTCAAGCGGGCCAAGGCTGCCGGGCTGACCTGGCCCTTGCCCGCAGATCTCACCGACACCCTCCTCGAGGAGCGCCTGTTCGCCAGGAGCGGCGTCAAGACCGGCCTGCGCCGGCGCCCCGAGCCGGACTGGGCTGCTCTCGCCAGGGAGATGAAGCGCCCCGGCGTCACGATGACCATCCTGCACGAGGAGTACAGGGCAGCCTGCCCTGAGGGCTACGGCTACTCGCGCTTCTGCGACCTGATGCGCGAGTTTGAGCGCCGCCTGTCGCCGACCATGCGCCAGAACCACGTGGCCGGCGACAAGGTCTTCGTCGACTACTCGGGCAAGAAGCTTCCCATCGTCGATCCTGCCACCGGCGAGGTGCGCCATGCCGAGATCTTCGTCGCGGTGCTCGGCGCCTCCAACCTGACCTATGCCGAAGCCACCTGGACCCAAACCCTGCCGGATTGGATCGAGGCGCATGTGCGGATGTTCCGCTTCTTTGGCGGCGTGCCAAGGCTCGTCGTGCCGGACAACCTCAAGAGTGGTGTGCACAAGGCTGCCTTCTACGATCCCGAGCTTAATCGCAGCTACGGCAAGCTCGCGGCCCATTACGACGTTGGCATCCTGCCCACCCGCAGCCGCAAGCCTCGGGACAAGAGCAAGGTGGAGGTGGGCGTGCGCTTTGCCCAGTTCTACATTCTCGGGCGTCTGCGCAACCGCACCTTCTTCTCGCTCGCCGAGGCCAATGCTGCCATCGCGGGAGTGGTCGAGCGCATGAACGCTGCGCCCCTGCGCCGCCTCGGCATCAGCCGCCGCGAACTCTTCGAGACAGTGGAGAGACCAACCCTCGCGGCCCTGCCGGCAGAAGACTACGTGTTCGCGCGATGGCAGTTCGCCCGCGTTGGGCTCGACTATCACAGCGAGGTGGAAGGCTTCTGCTATTCCGTGCCTTTCGGCCTCGTCGGCGGGCAGGTTGACGTGCGCCTGGCGCAGCGGACCCCCGAGGCCTTCCACAAGGGCGAGCGGGTGGCCGCCCCCGGCCGCCGCTATGGTGGACAGGCGCATGGCACCAAGCCCGAGCACATGCCGGCCTCGCATCGGCATTATGCCTCCTGGTCGCCGGAGCGCTTCCGCTCCTGGGCCGCTTCGTTCGGCCCCAACACCGAGATGCTGATTGGTGCCATCCTGGCCTCCCGCCGCCATCCCGAGCAGGGATATCGCACCTGCATCGGCGTGCTGCGCCACATGCGCGGTCTTTCCAAGGAGCGGGTCGAGGCGGCATCGGCCAAAGCCCTGGCGATCAGGGCCTTCTCCTACAAGGGCGTCGTCTCTCTGCTCGATGCCCGTGCGAGCCCCGAGCCTGCTTCCCCCGAGCGTCCTGCCATCACCCACCGCAACATCCGCGGACCGGGCTACTTCCACTAAAGGAGACGAAGAGCATGTTGACCCATCCCACTCTTGAGTTGCAGCACGAGCTCGACATGCATGGCATGGCCAAGGGCTTCTAGGCCCTTGGCGACAATCATGAGGCACCGGCGCTGAGCCATGCCGAATGGCTCGGCCTGATCCGGGATCACGAAGAGACGCCGCGGCAGCAGAAGCGCTTCGAGACCCGCGCCCGCGCCGCCCGGCTGCGCCATCCCGCCAGCGTGGAGGATGTCGACTTCCGGGCCCCGCGCTCGCTCGACCGGGCGTTGTTCCTCAAGCTGTCGTCGTGCGACTGGATCCGCGAGCGGCGCAACCTGCTGATCACCGGCCCGTGCGGCGTGGGCAAGAGCTGGCTCGCCTGCGCACTTGGGCACAAGGCGTGCCGCGAGGATCTGTCGGTGCTCTACCATCGGGTGCCGCGGCTGTTTGCGGCTCTCGCCCTGGCGCGCACGGAAGGCCGCTATGCCCGTCTGCTGCGGACGCTGGCGCGGGCGAAGCTGCTGGTTCTGGACGACTGGGGCCCGGAGCCGCTCACCCCTGAACAGCAGCGGGATCTGATGGAGATCGTGGAGGACCGGTACGATTCCGGCTCGCTGCTGATCACCAGCCAGGTGCCGGTGGAGACGTGGTACGAGATGATCGGCATTCCGACGCTGGCGGATGCCATTCTCGACCGGGTTGTCCACAACGCCTATCGCCTGAGTTTGACGGGCGAGAGCCTGCGCAAGACCCGCACGCTCGACGGGACGGCTTGACCTTCGCGGGAGTGTCACTCACGCTGCAACACAAGGACCCAGGGACCATCTTCAGGTGGCCGACTTCAGATCGGAAACATGGCCGGCTTGAAATCGGAATGCATGGCCGACATCACGTCGGAACAACTGGCCGACTTCGTCGGAATCCGCAACCTCCAGCGCCTCCTTGAGGATCTCAGCCTCGAGCGTCTTCTTGCCGAGCAGCCGCTGCAGCTCGCGGACCTGGTTCTGCAGGGCGCGGTATTCGGAGGCGGCAACGACCTCCTCCTGAGCACTGGTGGCGGTGAGCGCTCCCTGGGCGGCGAGCTTGCGCCAGCGGAAGAGCTGGTTGGGAGCCACCCCATGCCGGCGAGCCACCAGGCTGACGGTGGCGTCCGGCTCATAGGTCTCCTGGACGATGGACAGCTTCTCGGAAGCCGTCCAGTGGCGGCGGCGTTGCGGTCCGTCAAGGACCTCAATCTTCGGGGAAGAACCAGTCATAGCACCAACACTACTCCTATCTCTTAGAGAGGTGGGAGATCGTGTCCGGTCATTTCGGGGGCTACTTCACAGATCTGCGATGACGTACGGCGTGATTCACTCGGGAGCGGGTCGCGGTTGATGGAGGTCAGCATGGCTGGGGTCCCGATCCGTCAGGACTACTCAGCATCCGACTTACGCCAGAGGGCCGCTCGTGAGAAGGAAACCTGTGCCAGCCTGCGGTTGCTGGCCATTGCCATAGCGCTTGAGGGTACGACATGAGCCGAAGCCGCCCGGCTTGGAACGTCAGGCCCTGCACCATACCATCTTGCGCTTCAATGTCGAAGGACCTGACGGTCTGCATGACCAGCCCCGGACCGCCACCGGGAACAACTCAGCCCTAGCCAGCAAGCGGCGCTCAAGGCTCACATCCTGCGCGGGCTGGAACCCGAGCGCGGTGGTGTCAGCGTCTGGTCGACCTGTGTGAGCATGTCGAGCTGACCTACGGCGCCCACTACAGCGAATGGGAGCTTTCGCTTGCGCCACACCACGGTAAGGCCTTGCGGCTACGAAAAGGTCGATGCCTGGAAACGTCGCCTGGATGCAGGCGGGGCTCCCGCAACCTGGTCGCGTTCAGCCCGCCTGTACCCAGCGGTTCGATCAGTTGGCTGAGGGAGAGGCCGTGTTCTGCGTGGCCTCCGGCGTTGCTACCGCTCCGGAGAGCGCCGCCTGGAGACGGGCTTCCTGCTCTGGCGAGAGGGACGAACGCAGCACCCGTCCACGGACCTGTGACAGCTCGCCCAAAACCTTTTCAGGTTGGGCCTTGCGTACCAAAATGAACAGGGCCGAAGTATTCGGCTGCAGGGTGTCGGCAACTTGACGAATGAAGTTATCGTCGATGCCATAGTCAACGAGCGATCCTGACAGGGCTCCGCTGCCTGCGCCCACGAGCCCACCCAAAGCCATGCCTGCCACCGGATTGAGGAACAGTAGACCGACGAGCGAGCCCCACAGGGCTCCGGACAGGCCGCCTGATGCCGCTCCAACGCCAACAAGATTGATGCTTTGCTTCAGGTTGACCTTGCCATCAGGTTGGCGGATGGCGACCACCGCATCCTCCAAGTCAATCAGGTATTCGCGTTGAAGCCGCGCCAGTTCTGTCAGGACTCGATCAGCCTCATGCGGGTTGTCAAAGCCAATTGTAACCAGCTCTGCCATAGTATTCCTTCCTTGTTGTACGGAGGTAAAAGAAGACGTCAGAGGAACTGCCCTTAAGGACCTATCATCAGTAACGGATCCAGGCACCCGAACGCAGGCGCAGCAGCGTCATGATTTCCCTCGGACAATTCGACTATGCTCACACCTTATTCATCCTTAGACGATTGCGGAAGAAGACAGGTTGTGCAGGTCCGGACGATACTCTCTGGTTTCCGACCTGACAATAAAAATGCCACGATGTCGTTCCATTATAGGGCCCATATTTCGAAGAACATAGGTTTATCCACCTCTATAACGAACTGCAGTGGTATCCGAAACGGGGAGGGTAGCCTCGAATGGTGCATTGAGCATTATGTGCTTGAACAGGCGAAGGACGCCCGTAATTCGAAGCCATCACTCGCGGAGCAGCTCAACCTCCTGGCTACATGAGCATGTCATGAAGACTGCTCCTTTCTCGCGCATGCTCTGGATTTGCGACGGAGCCAATCCCGATCGATCTGTTAGTTCACCATCAAGATCGGCACATCGAACGAACGCTCAAACATGCCGCGTGTCGCGCTGCCGAAGATCAGACGCCGCAGGGCCGAGAGGGCATAGGCGCCCATCACGAGAAGACCGACGTCATAAACTCGGGCGGCTTCAAGAAGAGCATCGGCCACACCTCGCTCGCCACGCTGCACGGGCGCAAACTGCGTCCGAACTCCGTGCTGCGACAGGTGGTGACAGAGTTCGACGCCGGACCGGCGGCGCTGGAAGGCTTCGTCATCGGTGACATGCGCGACAACGACCTCGCGGGTTGAGCGGAGGAAAGGCATGGCGGCCGAAACGGCATGCACGGCGGCAGGCGTTGCATCCCAGGCCACCATCACCCTGTCGTGTCCAAGGTTTAGATACCGTGGGCGGGACGAGGATCACCGGATGGCCGGTCTCCACCACAAGGCGGGTGTCCCCGTCCAAGGCCCCATTGACACCGACGATCCCGGGGGCCCGCACCCGGAGATAATCCGCAAAGACCTGTCCCTCCTGGAAAGAGAAGGTGGGCTCGATCACAACCTCGTGTCGAATGCCCGCCGCGTCGACCGCGACAGCATGGGCCACGCGTTGGGCTTGGTGCCGCGCACATTCGTTGAATTCCTCGCGGAGACGCTCATCAGCTTCGCTGGCCGCCGACGGATTGTCGAGACCGGAGAGGCGACCTCGGCTCCGAGGCTGGCGTCCTCGGGAACGGGGGCCTCCTCCTTCTCGACGGCCACAGATTCGTCGGTGAGAAGCGCCTCGTCGATGGGCAGGCGGCGTGCGCGCAGCAGGCGCAGGTCCGCAGGAACCCGGTCGCCGGCCTCTAGGAAGACGATGTCTCCCGGCACGAGATCGCGCACCGCGACCTTCGTGCGCTGTCCGTTACGCAGGACAAGGGCATGGGGCGCGATCACGGCCGCATCGACGACATGTCCCAGCAGGGAGGCAGCAACGGCCGCAGCGAGCAGGAAGTAGATCAGGACGTTGTTGAACTGCGCCGAAGCGCAGGAGCGCCGGCCACCCAGCAGCGGCGGGAAGCTCGTTTAGGCCGTGGGTGGCTAGGCGTCTCGCTGCCTCGATCGCGGAAAGGCCGTCGCTCGAACTCCAGACTTCATCAAGGACCTCCTGCGTGGCCCGATTGTGCCACGGCTTCTCGTGCTGATCCATCACTATCCTCTGTTTCAAGCCAACGAGGTTTGTCGGTATGCTGCCTCTCGCTGAGAGGCAGCATACCGTTCCGCTGAGGGACCTAATCTCTTGAGAGGATCACTAAGGTGTGATGGCCACCTTGAGCACGCCGTCGCGCTGGTTCGCGAACTGGTCGTAGGCCTCCTCTATCTGATCGAGCTTGAACCGGTGGGTCACCAGCGGCCGCGTGTCGACCCGTCCGGATGCGATCACGTCCATGAGGCGGCGCATGCGCTCCTTACCACCCGGACAGAGGGTCGTGCGGATTGTGTGGTCACCCAGCCCGGCCAGGAAGGCATCGAGCGGGATCTTCAGGTCGCTCGAATAGACGCCGAGCGATGAGAGCGTGCCGCCGGGCCTTAGGACGCGCAGGGCCCCCTCGAAGGTCTGCTGCCGTCCGAGAGCCTCAATGGCAACATCCACCCCGCGGCCGTCAGTCAGCCGCATGATCTCCGTCACTGGGTTTGCTTGAGTGAAGTCGACCACGTGATCCGCCCCCATGCGACGGGCCATTTCCATGCGAGCCGGCACGCTGTCAACCGCAATGATCGTGGTCGCGCCCATCAGACGCGCGCCCGCTGTCGCACACAGGCCGATCGGTCCCTGCGCAAACACCGCAACTGTGTCCCCAATACAGATGGCGCCGCTTTCCGCGCCGGAGAAGCCCGTCGACATGATATCGGGGCACATGAGCACCTGCTCGTCGGTGAGTCCTTCCGGCACCGGAGCCAGATTGGCCATAGCATCGGGGACGAGCACGTATTCGGCCTGGGTCCCATCGATGGTGTTCCCGAACTTCCAGCCGCCCATGCCCTTCCAGCCGTGCCTCGTGCCAGGACCATCCTGAGCGTGGCAGCTGCATAGGGCCGCATGGCTGTGGCCAGATGTGCAGATCGCTCCGGCGATCACGCGTTGCCCCTCGCGGTAGCCCTGCACCGCCGAGCCAAGCTTCTCGATCACGCCAACAGGCTCGTGCCCGATGGTTAAGCCGTGGGCGACCGGATACTCACCCTTGAGGATGTGAACGTCGGTGCCGCAGATTGTTGTCGTGGTGATCCGCACGAGGGCGTCGAGCGGGCCTACATCCGGGATCGGCTTCTCGTCGAGCACGATGCGGCCGGGTTCGACGAAGATCGCGGCTTTCATCTTGGGCATGAGGTTCCTCCTGTGTGGGGACTGATAGACTGTGGCAAGCTCCGTTCCGTGTCGACGTGGCTACCTGAACGCGGCGGAAGATGAGCAAGGTCTCGAACCCCGCCCTGATCCCAGTGTGGCTTGTCGGCCCATACCCTCAGTAGGAGAGGAACAGCGGCACGGGGCTCTGCTTTAGCAGGGACTGGGTGACGCCGCCGAACACCAGCTCGCGCAGCCGCGAGTGGACGTAGCCGCCCATCACGATCATCTCGGCATGGGTCAGGGTGGCATGAGTGCGCAGAGTCTCGGCAACATCTCCGTCGAGGGCAGGCAGTGTCTGGACAGTTACGTTCACGCCATGGCGGCTCAGATGCGGGGCGATATCGGCGCCGGTGACGCTGGTGGGCAGATCCTTCTCGCCCATCACCGCGACCACCTCGACGGCCTCGGCCGTCCGCAGCAACGGAAGGGCGTCCGCTGCCGCCCGGGCAGCCCGTCCGCTGCCGTCCCAGGCCAGGATGATGCGCCTTGCCTGGAAGACCTCCTGCCCCGGCGGGACGACGAGGAGTGGACGTCCGCTGTCCA
It encodes the following:
- the istA gene encoding IS21 family transposase, with translation MPAKRRLTMRAIRHILRLHASGASDRSIGRSVGAARSTVQDTLKRAKAAGLTWPLPADLTDTLLEERLFARSGVKTGLRRRPEPDWAALAREMKRPGVTMTILHEEYRAACPEGYGYSRFCDLMREFERRLSPTMRQNHVAGDKVFVDYSGKKLPIVDPATGEVRHAEIFVAVLGASNLTYAEATWTQTLPDWIEAHVRMFRFFGGVPRLVVPDNLKSGVHKAAFYDPELNRSYGKLAAHYDVGILPTRSRKPRDKSKVEVGVRFAQFYILGRLRNRTFFSLAEANAAIAGVVERMNAAPLRRLGISRRELFETVERPTLAALPAEDYVFARWQFARVGLDYHSEVEGFCYSVPFGLVGGQVDVRLAQRTPEAFHKGERVAAPGRRYGGQAHGTKPEHMPASHRHYASWSPERFRSWAASFGPNTEMLIGAILASRRHPEQGYRTCIGVLRHMRGLSKERVEAASAKALAIRAFSYKGVVSLLDARASPEPASPERPAITHRNIRGPGYFH
- a CDS encoding DUF1269 domain-containing protein; this encodes MAELVTIGFDNPHEADRVLTELARLQREYLIDLEDAVVAIRQPDGKVNLKQSINLVGVGAASGGLSGALWGSLVGLLFLNPVAGMALGGLVGAGSGALSGSLVDYGIDDNFIRQVADTLQPNTSALFILVRKAQPEKVLGELSQVRGRVLRSSLSPEQEARLQAALSGAVATPEATQNTASPSAN
- a CDS encoding universal stress protein, whose product is MVAWDATPAAVHAVSAAMPFLRSTREVVVAHVTDDEAFQRRRSGVELCHHLSQHGVRTQFAPVQRGERGVADALLEAARVYDVGLLVMGAYALSALRRLIFGSATRGMFERSFDVPILMVN
- a CDS encoding cation-transporting P-type ATPase — its product is MDQHEKPWHNRATQEVLDEVWSSSDGLSAIEAARRLATHGLNELPAAAGWPALLRFGAVQQRPDLLPARCGRCCLPAGTCRRCGRDRAPCPCPA
- a CDS encoding NAD(P)-dependent alcohol dehydrogenase, which translates into the protein MPKMKAAIFVEPGRIVLDEKPIPDVGPLDALVRITTTTICGTDVHILKGEYPVAHGLTIGHEPVGVIEKLGSAVQGYREGQRVIAGAICTSGHSHAALCSCHAQDGPGTRHGWKGMGGWKFGNTIDGTQAEYVLVPDAMANLAPVPEGLTDEQVLMCPDIMSTGFSGAESGAICIGDTVAVFAQGPIGLCATAGARLMGATTIIAVDSVPARMEMARRMGADHVVDFTQANPVTEIMRLTDGRGVDVAIEALGRQQTFEGALRVLRPGGTLSSLGVYSSDLKIPLDAFLAGLGDHTIRTTLCPGGKERMRRLMDVIASGRVDTRPLVTHRFKLDQIEEAYDQFANQRDGVLKVAITP
- a CDS encoding universal stress protein, with the translated sequence MIENIKSVLIGLTKEFGPEETSSALGYGLSLAQQAGAHATVQAASVKLGLSSAGISKVVAGLVQEENRRLQALAEAAARSAHGNAGAAGTVCSTAAPHLGYQQLLAVFRAQARLHDLTIIDAEPEALTPDRGLIDALLMDSGRPLLVVPPGQEVFQARRIILAWDGSGRAARAAADALPLLRTAEAVEVVAVMGEKDLPTSVTGADIAPHLSRHGVNVTVQTLPALDGDVAETLRTHATLTHAEMIVMGGYVHSRLRELVFGGVTQSLLKQSPVPLFLSY